The Amphiura filiformis chromosome 15, Afil_fr2py, whole genome shotgun sequence region GTTAAGATATTTGAATAGCCACAGGAAGGTATGGTACCAAAGTAAAAACTTCTTGGATACATGTATTAAAGAGAAGCCGTTTCAATGTGAGTTCTGTCTGAGATGTTTTTCACAGAAAGGTCATTTGAACaaacacatcagaattcacaccaaggagtacccctttcagtgtgagcactgtcagaaatgttttgcccgaAAAAGTGTCCTTGTGGACCatttcagaattcacaccaaagagaacccgtttcagtgtgagtactgtcggAAATGTTTTGCTCGTAAAAATGTCCTAATGGtccatatcagaattcacaccaaagagaaaccatatcagtgcgaGTACTGTCATAAATATTTTGGTCATAAAGGTGGCCTTGTGgaccatatcagaattcacacgAAGGAGAAatcctatcagtgtgaatattgccaaaaatgttttgcatggAATAGCTATCTGAAAAGACACatgagaattcacaccaaagagaaaccctttcagtgtgagtactgtcagaaatgctttgcccAAAAAAGTGTCCTTGTAgatcatatcagaactcacaccaaagagaaacccttcgAGTGTGAATATTGCCATAACTTTTTTACAAGCCAAACAAATCTGCAAAAGCATgtgagaattcacaccaaagagaaaccccatcagtgtgagtactgtcagaaatgttttgctcaaaAGTATTCCCTCACATCTCATATTATAACTCACACTAAAGAGGACCTCTTTCAATGCGAgtactgccagaaatgttttgcaagtAAAAATGGCCTTGTGGTTCATATCAGGACTCATACCAAGgaaaaaccctatcagtgtgaatattgtcagaagtgcTTTGTTCAAATATCTGGTCTCACATACCATATCTctaactcacactaaagagaaacccat contains the following coding sequences:
- the LOC140171451 gene encoding uncharacterized protein, with the protein product MERKLFKPFTCAFCGLSHYSLDKLKPHVDKHLIKYVQAYRGKNVFYQKSLSNNGVLLRYLNSHRKVWYQSKNFLDTCIKEKPFQCEFCLRCFSQKGHLNKHIRIHTKEYPFQCEHCQKCFARKSVLVDHFRIHTKENPFQCEYCRKCFARKNVLMVHIRIHTKEKPYQCEYCHKYFGHKGGLVDHIRIHTKEKSYQCEYCQKCFAWNSYLKRHMRIHTKEKPFQCEYCQKCFAQKSVLVDHIRTHTKEKPFECEYCHNFFTSQTNLQKHVRIHTKEKPHQCEYCQKCFAQKYSLTSHIITHTKEDLFQCEYCQKCFASKNGLVVHIRTHTKEKPYQCEYCQKCFVQISGLTYHISNSH